CCtgtcgtttcgctgaaatttggcttacgtCGATGTTTATCGCAAGCAGCAGTAGTGACCAGTGACCACCAATGCCTTTCGGCTTTCTCCCCGCTCACTCGGATCCGAGGTTGAAGGCTTCAACTTTTCAAAACCAAGCGAGTTCAAATCAGATGCTATACGTAGGTGGAGACGTACTCCGACATCAGAGAAACCATCAGCAGGTCAACCATGACGCAGAAGCAGACACGCGCGCGTACATCAGCTCACACCACAGCAGAAACAACCATGGCAGAAACAATATGTCCTGTTGGCTTTGGCTGAGAAGCAATAGTTGAAAGTACGGTTGGCTAAtgtattgtgagaaaaaaatactgttaaaGTATGGCTTATACCAGCAGTGCAGTGCAGTCCAGCGTAGAGAGACGATGCAAAAGAGCTAGCTGGAGAGCACCCCAGCGTTTCCGGCCACCATTCCAGCCGGAGCACCGCACACTCGGCCAGATCCGGGAAGCTGGTACCAAGCTACTTTACTCGCTTGCAAGAACGGCCGGAAGGATGATCATAATCTCACGTTAGACGGTCTCCAATGGATGCGCTGTATGGACCACCATATGTAAAATAGTTCTCGAATGATATTGTATCACCCTCTAATACAGTATCTATATGTAAAATCTATTTTGGGTTACGGGAAAGACAACTTAAATATGAGTATCATATCTTCTGGAGACTCATTCGCAGAAAAAGTTCTCTTTTGAGTCCTGTTATtaaagaaaattaaaaatagGTACAAAACTCTTTACCTTTAACATTACTCAAATATAAATTAGATCTTATATTTTAGATAATGTTCTCGGAGATAACCACATAAGAAGATTACAAGACAGCTACTAGCACAACTGCTGCTAGCGGTAGGATTACAACTAGACTAGAGGTGGGGGCAACAACAGAAAGGAACGGGAGGAACAGAGCTGCTAGCCTAGCACGGACACGGATTATTAGCTGGCTTTGTTCGAACTgataaactactactacttagcCGGGAAAACTTAGCATAGATCCAGAGGGGGAAAAGGGGTAGAGAGAGATGCGGATCTCTCTGGACTCAGATCATGCCGCATGCCGAGCAAATCTGCGGCTTGCAGCACCAGCGGCGGTCTCCTCCTCTCACCTCCTTCGGGTGTGGCGTCTTGTGAGGTGCTTGGTGGGGGTGAAGTCAGGCGGACACGACTCCGGAGGAGAGCGCCATGAGCAGGATGGCCACGCGCTCCTCCTCGCCGAGACGCCGCCTCCAGCGCATCCGTCGCCGCTGCTTCAGCACCACCTCCTTGCCGAACCCCACCGCACGGAGCTCCACGGTGACCTCTTCCgcctccttctccctctccctctcccgctTGGAGGCCGCGGCAGCCGCGGTGGCCTTCTTCttccgctgctgctgctcgttgcCGCCGCGGGCCTTGCTGCTGGAGTCCAGGCCCATCGCCTCCCATCTCTTCTTTCCGGTACCAGACCCACAGCGACTGCGACCACAGATCGGAAGCGGATTAGCCGAGGACGGCACAGATCGGGAACGGGAATGTCGCTAGGGTTCCGGGGAACgagatcggggggggggggggggagatccGGAATACTATACTCACCATGGCTAGAACAGcccggtgttacgagctcgtttagcatcgcgatttaggcctaagacaaATTTTCGAATAGAGTTTTCTCgggttttaatttaaaacgtacttgaggcgacaagcgaatcctgtgtgacgtaGTTTCGCAGATTCAAATAAACGTCTAGGTTAAATTTTAGTgcgtaaaaatatttaggaatatcgaacgataatcatgacaaataaatagcgaacggtttgttctaatagattaagcaggaaaaacaacttttataaataaaataaaatccattaataaatagaacgatatacatatatagtggttgaatcaaatttaaattcgagctttgctGAAATTTTTCTGTGCCTAGACGTTATAATTTGTgtaaattagtatatatatatatatatatatatatatatatatatatatatatatatatatatatatatatatatatatatattgcactCTTAAACCCATCTGTGATGCTGAATGCGTTCACTCTTCCGTATGAACAGAAGGAAATAGCATGGACAAGACAATAGAGATGCACCTGTGCGTGAAGTGGGTTTCGTCAGATTCCATGTGCATGTGGCCCGTGTCGTGGCGTGGCGTGTTGAGGAGTCCATGTGTCCCCCACTGTGTGTGCACGCGAGTCAGCACTCAGCAGCGTCGCCGTAGAAGACACGGGCACCACACCACCGTCGCATCCGTTTCAGACCATGTCGCGCCAGGGCAAAGTCAAACCGGGTCACCTCCGTGTCGGCAGCGtgcttctctctctccctttcttttTTTTGCTGCCGAGTCGTTTCGTCTCTGCTCCAGTCCGTCGTGGCTGGTCGGTTCCTTTTTCCTCCTCGCGCGCGCAGGCGCACCCGCGCCACCGGCACCTCTCTTCTTCCCTCCGTGCCGTGTCCAGGCCAGGGCCATCCGCGTCGGTGCCGGCTTTTCCCCTTGCGCCTGCCCGACCGCGCCTTCCTCTCGCGTGCGCGCCGCCGCTGCACAGCCGTCGTGCCCGGGCACCCCCCACTCCTTTTCCTTCGTTGCCGCTGTCGTGTGCGGCCACCGCGCCCTCGGTCCTGCGGCTGCCCGTAGCTACGCGTCGGGCTGACGTGCCGCGTCCGATCGCCCGCGCCCCTATCCGTGCGCCCGCGCCCACCGTTGCcctgcctccaccgcgcgcgctgcTCTTCCGAGCAGGCCGCCTGCTGCACGGTGCCGCCTTGCCGGCGCTGTGGCTCCACGCCGCGCCTGGAGCGTAGtcccgcgcctggaacgccgcaCCGCGCGCGAGCGCCGTCCTTTTCCTTTCCCGCTCTAGACCGGTTGCAGCCGCGCGTCTCCGCATGCCGCACCACCGCAACACCCGAGCCCCCACCCACAGCAGTGCCGTCCCGCGCCGTTCTCCCGTGCTCCCGGCCGCAGCACCCCGTCCGCGTCTTCCCCGCGCTGGAACCGCCGCTCTGCTCCACGGCTGCCGCGCCCGCGTGGCCATCCCCGCCCGCCGTCGCCTACTCACCCGGGCGCCCCTCGGTCCCGCAGCTGCGCGCCATGCATCCGGCCGCCTGCGCCCTTGTCCTGCTCGCTCTTCTCGCGGATACGCTGACTCGCAGCGCCGCTGCCATCCCGTGCGTCGCGCGCCAGGTCGCCGGTGCCGAGGAACCGTCGTTGTTAGCCCGACCGCGCTGCTCCACCCTGCCAAGGCCGCGACCGCCCGCTCTTGCTGCCGAGTCAGCCGCTGCACCACGCCGCAGCTCATCGGCGTTCACGCGCGGCTCCTCATGTGCCCCGCGCGCCACCCTGCGAAATCATTGCCGCCGGTGAGCTGCTCATTTGGCCGGCGCTCTATTTTCCCTGCCGATGCTCTGCTCTGGAGCCTCCCTCCTGTGGCCGCCACGTCTGGGCCGCCTGCGCGCcacgctgggccggcctgctcgccGCGCGCCCTGTCCTTGCGCCTGGGCCGTTCGCCGCGGTTGGGCCACCGCCTGCATTGGGCCGGCCTGCCGTTGTCTGTTGGGCCATCGCAGCGTCGCTGGGCCGTCCGCGCTGTCTGTCCGCGCGTGGGCCGGTCGCCACGCTGGGCCGCCGGGCGCCACTCTGCCTGGGCTGGTCTGCCATGGCCGGCTGGGCCTCATGCAGCCCATGGGTTGGTTTCTTCTTCTGCTGAGTTTACTATTTGGTTTAAAATGGCTAAAGTTGTAAATccgtaataaatcatagaaaaatcgtaaaaatgccaaaccggttttgttagtcttctaaaatcaggatctacctgttagtatagtttgttcacatagtttgataatgttcgtggaagctatataattaatttaaggtaattaatattataaaatataaacttgtaggagtttccatgataaattggtaatattgttgaatctaaaatttatacagtaggctcctagcaatattaggtacccgtcgtaaattttgtaactccagaATAGTtgattgctagatagataatgatgccctatttcgaataatggtTAAATCGATAGgataaaaataaagaaacaccttgggttatataactaaaataatcgtTGAGAAATAACACCTTATTCGACagcgtgtatatgtagcctaagtacggtcgtcgttagaactagctcgttaactcgagaggcgtaaatcgtatttttacgagtcacgattgcagttgattaattacatcttgcattacatcgcatgcatatcatataggtacaatgatggatcaacagatcaattgaaggatgattgtgaatccgaagatggtgtaatggtagtctctccaggagatgatgcaatgggctttctattcagatgatgtggatgatctgaagatgtagatactaactttttcatatatattttacccatgcaagccccggtgcataacccctacttttctgcagtttaaattatatttgtgcattaagttttaaggagttgaatgaaacccacttgcatatatatatatatatatatatatttatcccatgagtcttactagtatgacaggatcatgtagattgctatgctacatgactccggtagaagtcgagtgatggctgtcaccCGCGAGaactaggaaatatattactatattattatcactaggaaaatataaatggtggaaaggaaaaatggtgaacgggcagggatatggtttggatattggtgggtgtaagaggttgtgtcgccgtggacacgaggcatagcttggttacactgctttccctgtctggtcgattaaggatcgttcgttgcataagccatcgaggcaagtcacagacttattatcccgagcacatacttgggtatgtgcgcttagaagacttgttgctctcttatcgcagatccagctctttccggaccgactgtcagggtattattttggtggaggaggtccttacaccgcactgagtccgagactcaggggcgggggcttggagtcccagtttggacggggacctggacacccgggataggagagtaatgggttggtcctgcttgtgccttgggtacaagtggggcatgtgtttttggggtacccagctgggggcattgattcgcgaatcgccggacgatccggtacggcttgtttcatgcctagcaccatagtaagaactgaaagatgaaagatgaaatagaaaaggaagtctgattgcttaccacctgcttgaaagtagcgcaggtggttacatagaatggttaattaatgaaccaatgtggttATCAataaaaaatcgaatataaggacgtacacttagtaatgcttcctgcaaatgcaataaacacacaagccagatagccttgcatatccttggagtctttttttttctcctgtcgggtaagttttgctgagtacaattgagtacttagggttttattcctcctgttgcaggtgacaggtggatgctagagctgactcttgtgtgtggatacctcctagtgggcttagcgaggattcctttacgctgcgatcgtaattattatttataactctcaccaaatatttttataaatgaaagttcataACCTATTGTTGTAGTTTatttatcaatacttcatcatgttatgattggatattcatttccgctgtaattctgatcacatgtttacattccgctgttcaattaaattgttcataaatttgataatatgatttcattctgctgttatattaataaatattatactctgatgttgtattaaaagtgatgtaagaaatggttaagaatgatgtaagctttattctctcatttgtgaatcctgatggcaaaaatgtggattttttggttCTCCCCTGAGGTGTGCccaatggaaccgagtaatttagtgttctctcttgagtgcttagtgtctaatggaaggcaagcactcctatgaggtattagattaggcggttctgccacaggtggtatcagagcgcaaatgagaaaataaggctttgaaaaccttttctaaactaaaatttgacaacctcttttttttgcaaaaagttaagacgtttttatgcgaagttatataagtaagccctattactatggttatctATCCagaatagatggcactctgctgacttagatagggttaatcaagtttctgcaggtacactaactcgagcatagtccgatagtatcgactagttacagagagagaacgatgtgccaaaaaaatctgagaacggttgccctatatgttggcaacagcgaaaggacgtataggatatgcattcatgcatatcctatttgtgcattgtagtagCCGTATTATTTGTAGATACGCCATTCATAGGTGTCCCGCGTGTCGTATTATGCACTACTGACTcgttcctattctagagttaggtctgcacggTGGCTTCATGTTTCGCGTTCGCCGTGGTTCACGCctatcgtgacccacgtctccccgtaccccttttctgcgctcttgtcggtaACCTACCCTACAATCGTACTAGtgagtaatggcatcgcacgtcgctcgcctcgaacgcatCGATTTTGATCGATTCGTCGTAGTGATCTCGTGCGGGAACCCTAGtggaccgcgccaggaccactgaacgctccgcctttataagcagagcctgacttagctattggtatcaccactcggcTCACTGTAGCTcgttagcttttcctttgagccagtttttcgctcagccttccttgcaaccaccgccagaaatggcaggagcctgggttagtacctactgcctgaacgttgagggttttcctagaatcatgcatgccaccctacaaaagctcagagtcaaagatcgtcccgagtatgagggtcgtgagtatgaggagcatggcatcgagcggtgtgaggttaccatctacattgggaagagtgaagagttccccgacctcactgaagcctggagtgtgaccgcaaccgggtttcactttgtcgacacctactaggttgtggcccgcaaagccttgtggtacctctgccacatctatgaggagcccattgccgtACCCCCAAgcagttctttcctcctttggacaagaatcggcgggcatggagggctcgcatggaggctttgcaagggcgggatgtgcaagaggacagtccaaccatggtgcacttggccACGTACttgctcgctctggatgagcagtacgaccgtcaagccttggaacTGGGGGCGTGCCTTCGacgcgccgaggaagccgagatcttcaaccg
Above is a genomic segment from Miscanthus floridulus cultivar M001 chromosome 3, ASM1932011v1, whole genome shotgun sequence containing:
- the LOC136545314 gene encoding GATA transcription factor 16-like; this translates as MGLDSSSKARGGNEQQQRKKKATAAAAASKREREREKEAEEVTVELRAVGFGKEVVLKQRRRMRWRRRLGEEERVAILLMALSSGVVSA